From the Glandiceps talaboti chromosome 12, keGlaTala1.1, whole genome shotgun sequence genome, one window contains:
- the LOC144443131 gene encoding beta carbonic anhydrase 1-like: MPGMEKLLKGVLRYRAGVKQYLVPQFKMVKDNPEPTAIIFTCMDSRMLPTRFCQTNVGDMFIVRNAGNLIPHSRLFGSEGLNTEPAALELACVINDINHVIVCGHSDCKAMNALYDLKDNPYLDREKQPFGAWLRRFGNASLTKFERIEMGFNGPLEFQGETQRHNFKAYIDPENKFSLVDKLSQVNCLQQLQNISSHAFLKDRLESDRVRLHAMWFDVYSGDVYLFSRQEKRFVEINEGSYEKLFIDCNHPRCNHEVGDKVAT, encoded by the exons ATGCCCGGAATGGAGAAACTATTGAAGGGGGTACTTCGATACCGTGCTGGTGTCAAGCAATATCTTGTACCACAGTTCAAAATGGTGAAAGACAACCCCGAG CCAACAGCTATAATCTTTACTTGTATGGATAGTCGTATGCTGCCAACCAGGTTTTGCCAGACCAATGTGGGAGATATGTTCATTGTACGGAATGCTGGTAATCTGATTCCACATTCTAGACTGTTTGGCAGTGAAGGACTAAACACAGAACCAGCGGCACTAGAATTAGCATGTGTTATTAATGATATCAACCATGTGATTGTGTGTGGTCATTCTGATTGTAAG GCTATGAATGCACTGTATGATTTGAAAGACAACCCTTACCTGGACAGAGAAAAGCAACCCTTTGGAGCCTGGTTGCGTAGGTTTGGAAATGCCAGCCTTACAAAGTTTGAAAGAATTGAGATGGGATTCAATGGCCCTCTGGAGTTTCAAGGAGAAACTCAAAGACATAATTTTAAGGCTTACATTGATCCTGAAAATAAGTTTTCACTTGTAGACAAATTATCACAG GTAAATTGTTTGCAACAGTTACAAAATATCAGTTCCCATGCTTTCCTGAAGGACCGACTTGAAAGTGACAGGGTACGTTTACATGCCATGTGGTTTGATGTATACTCAGGAGATGTTTACCTCTTCAGCAGGCAAGAGAAACGCTTTGTTGAGATTAACGAAGGCAGCTATGAAAAATTATTTATTGATTGCAACCATCCACGATGTAACCATGAGGTAGGAGACAAAGTGGCGACATAG
- the LOC144443133 gene encoding telomerase reverse transcriptase-like, producing MVVIKSMFYVTESGVYRNHIFFYRKIIWNKCRSLGVNEYLNKGMLKKVPFQEAKKTLQVLGKSHCNLRFVPKMASLRPITTMTGSSNMQVKAKEVSLYGLLQILTYIKDKLDHWIGFEICQYAKFKDGKNIFGAQQEPAKRLYFLKLDVQNCFDTIKQDKLLEIMEGVLSKMNQGMYTLRHYAINGVHQGQVYKHHKWNVSPLTEFLPDITKFVSRERKRNSSLSKKVIVELNTNFVEKNEALLQKLRKHICGNMVKIGGNFYSQICGIPQGSVLSTLLCSYYYGNMEQKYLKGVDKDGGLINDTCEQLTADR from the exons ATGGTTGTTATCAAG TCTATGTTCTATGTCACAGAGTCCGGTGTCTACAGAAACCATATTTTCTTCTACAGGAAAATTATTTGGAACAAATGCAGATCACTAGGAGTTAATG AATACCTTAATAAGGGAATGCTGAAGAAAGTACCTTTCCAGGAAGCCAAAAAGACATTACAAGTCTTGGGTAAAAGTCATTGTAATTTGAGATTTGTACCAAAGATGGCAAGTTTAAGACCCATTACAACCATGACAGGAAGTTCTAACATGCAG GTTAAAGCAAAAGAAGTTAGTCTGTATGGATTATTACAGATATTGACATACATCAAG GATAAATTGGATCATTGGATCGGGTTTGAGATCTGTCAATATGCAAAATTCAAGGATGGTAAAAACATCTTTGGAGCACAGCAGGAACCTGCCAA gAGATTATACTTCTTAAAATTGGATGTTCAGAACTGCTTTGATACTATCAAACAGGACAAATTGTTGGAAATCATGGAAGGTGTACTGAGCAAG ATGAACCAAGGGATGTACACATTAAGACACTATGCAATTAATGGTGTCCATCAAGGTCAAGTGTATAAGCATCACAAATGGAATGTCAGCCCACTAACAGaattcctacctgatatcaccAAGTTTGTCAGTAGGGAAAGAAAGCGCAACAGTAGTTTGAGTAAGAAAGTCATTGTTGAATTG aataccaactTTGTGGAGAAGAATGAAGCCCTGCTACAGAAATTACGCAAGCATATTTGTGGTAATATGGTGAAG ATTGGTGGAAACTTTTATTCACAAATATGTGGTATCCCACAAGGAAGTGTATTATCAACTTTATTGTGTAGttattactatggcaacatgGAACAGAAGTACTTGAAGGGTGTAGACAAAGATGGA GGGCTTATAAATGACACTTGTGAACAGCTAACAGCTGACAGGTAA